A genomic region of uncultured Acidilobus sp. JCHS contains the following coding sequences:
- a CDS encoding Acyl-coenzyme A synthetase/AMP-(fatty) acid ligase → MEEFYSFKRIKALAERASKDPAGFWAQQANLISWFRYPEKALEGNPPYERWFVGGLTNVAYNAADRHLEEFPNKVAFYWTNESLEVKAITFRDLYLEVNRAAYVLRELGVKHGDVVSMMMPSIPEAVYFGLAVHRLGAVLAIHYTGLSDDVLAFRLQDAGSKVMVVASKGFRAGQEVRIKDMIDRVLERYQTPVEKVLVVSRGFSDFNLKGGRDLVYEDIAPKGKVYVPPEPVEANEVGTIYYTSGTTGRPKGITQTQGGYVVALNWTFKALFNLGPNEVWWTISELGWPVWPMANLYTAPVSGVTAVLFEGYVGAKPDLFARVIERFGVTHVWSSTTTLYTLKSLGSESVRGADTSSLRVILNTGEPLNVGAWQWFRENLPDVTIADAYWMTEHLSPIAGTPYGIGEIPFRPGSAGIAFSPTQVFILDDEGRPLPPGQKGYIALKPLSPALGKMWNDPNLERYVKTYWSRFPGYFYTGDYGYMDEDGYLYVLGRADDVLAAGGQRVGTMEVESTIGTHPAVAEVAAAGMPLPGGKGEALLAFVVLRPGYQPSDQLANDIKAYARNAGFIVDRVVFVRKLPKTKSGKIMRRLLRAVLRQEPLGDISTLDDPAAFEETRKLIEQVRDEFKRAMQGT, encoded by the coding sequence GGGCCTCCAAGGACCCCGCGGGCTTCTGGGCCCAGCAGGCCAACCTGATATCGTGGTTCAGGTACCCTGAGAAGGCGCTTGAGGGGAACCCGCCTTACGAGAGGTGGTTCGTCGGCGGCCTGACGAACGTCGCCTACAACGCCGCCGACAGACACCTCGAGGAGTTCCCCAACAAGGTGGCCTTCTACTGGACCAATGAGTCCCTTGAAGTGAAGGCCATCACCTTCAGGGACCTGTACCTCGAGGTCAACAGGGCCGCCTACGTCCTCAGGGAGCTCGGCGTTAAGCACGGCGACGTTGTCTCAATGATGATGCCCAGCATACCCGAGGCCGTCTACTTCGGCCTGGCCGTCCACAGGCTCGGCGCGGTGCTGGCCATCCACTACACGGGCCTCAGCGATGACGTCCTGGCCTTCAGGCTCCAGGACGCCGGCTCCAAGGTCATGGTGGTGGCGTCCAAGGGCTTCAGGGCCGGCCAGGAGGTCAGGATAAAGGACATGATTGACAGGGTCCTGGAGCGGTACCAGACGCCTGTTGAGAAGGTGCTCGTGGTGAGCAGGGGCTTCTCAGACTTCAACCTCAAGGGCGGCAGGGACCTGGTCTATGAGGACATAGCGCCCAAGGGCAAGGTCTACGTCCCCCCTGAGCCCGTTGAGGCCAACGAGGTGGGCACCATATACTACACCAGCGGCACCACCGGGAGGCCTAAGGGGATAACCCAGACCCAGGGAGGCTACGTGGTGGCGCTCAACTGGACCTTCAAGGCCCTCTTCAACCTGGGACCTAACGAAGTCTGGTGGACTATATCTGAGCTCGGCTGGCCTGTCTGGCCCATGGCTAACCTCTACACGGCCCCCGTCTCAGGCGTCACGGCCGTGCTCTTTGAGGGCTACGTGGGCGCCAAGCCTGACCTGTTCGCGAGGGTCATCGAGAGGTTCGGCGTGACCCACGTGTGGTCATCGACGACGACCCTCTACACCCTCAAGAGCCTCGGCTCAGAGTCCGTCAGAGGAGCGGACACGTCAAGCCTCAGGGTCATACTTAACACGGGCGAGCCGCTTAACGTGGGCGCCTGGCAGTGGTTCAGGGAGAACCTGCCCGACGTCACCATAGCTGACGCCTACTGGATGACGGAGCACCTAAGCCCTATAGCAGGGACCCCTTACGGCATAGGCGAGATACCCTTCAGGCCCGGCTCGGCCGGGATAGCCTTCTCCCCGACCCAGGTCTTCATACTTGACGACGAGGGCAGGCCTCTGCCCCCAGGCCAGAAGGGCTACATAGCGCTCAAGCCGCTCAGCCCGGCTCTGGGGAAGATGTGGAACGACCCCAACCTTGAGAGGTACGTTAAGACCTACTGGAGCAGGTTCCCAGGCTACTTCTACACGGGGGACTACGGCTACATGGACGAGGACGGCTACCTCTACGTCCTCGGCAGGGCCGACGACGTCCTGGCCGCCGGGGGCCAGAGGGTAGGGACCATGGAGGTCGAGAGTACCATAGGCACCCACCCGGCCGTGGCCGAGGTGGCGGCCGCTGGCATGCCCCTGCCAGGCGGGAAGGGCGAGGCCCTGCTTGCCTTCGTCGTTCTGAGGCCGGGCTACCAGCCCTCTGACCAGCTGGCCAACGACATAAAGGCGTACGCCAGGAACGCCGGCTTCATCGTGGACAGGGTAGTCTTCGTGAGGAAGCTGCCCAAGACAAAGAGCGGCAAGATCATGAGGAGGCTCCTCAGGGCCGTCCTCAGGCAGGAGCCGCTGGGGGATATATCAACGCTTGACGACCCGGCTGCCTTCGAGGAGACGAGGAAGCTCATAGAGCAGGTAAGGGATGAGTTCAAGAGGGCCATGCAGGGGACGTAA
- a CDS encoding tRNA(1-methyladenosine) methyltransferase, which translates to MSIAEGDWVLLLVEGRERRKTYVFRAREKASYSTFAGAVRGSQLVGAAWGSRLELERGIAYLLRPTLYDMMMHVYPRRSQVVYPKDAGYMTSLAGLTPGMRVLEAGAGSGFLTIWIAAHVCPGGFVFTYEVRDDMIEVASANVKAAGLEGCVKIKKGDVRAGVEESDLDAAFLDMPDPWEALPSVRKALKPSAPLVVFVPTVNQVIKLLDAVSRLGGFVVQEVSEVIKREWEARADALRPSVRMIGHTGIIALLRSLAS; encoded by the coding sequence ATGTCTATAGCTGAGGGCGACTGGGTGCTCCTGCTGGTTGAGGGCAGGGAGAGGAGGAAGACCTACGTCTTCAGGGCCAGGGAGAAGGCCTCATACTCGACGTTCGCCGGGGCCGTCAGGGGCTCCCAGCTCGTGGGCGCGGCCTGGGGCTCAAGGCTTGAGCTTGAGAGGGGTATTGCCTATTTGCTGAGGCCGACTCTCTATGACATGATGATGCACGTCTACCCCAGGAGGAGCCAGGTGGTCTACCCGAAGGACGCCGGCTACATGACCTCCTTGGCGGGCCTCACGCCCGGCATGAGGGTCCTTGAGGCAGGCGCGGGGAGCGGCTTCCTCACGATATGGATTGCCGCCCACGTGTGCCCAGGAGGCTTCGTCTTCACCTACGAGGTGAGGGACGACATGATAGAGGTGGCCTCCGCGAACGTTAAGGCGGCCGGCCTTGAGGGGTGCGTTAAGATAAAGAAGGGGGACGTGAGGGCCGGCGTTGAGGAGAGCGACCTGGACGCCGCCTTCCTTGACATGCCTGACCCCTGGGAGGCCCTGCCCTCAGTTAGGAAGGCCTTGAAGCCCTCGGCGCCCCTCGTGGTCTTCGTGCCGACCGTGAACCAGGTCATAAAGCTGCTCGACGCCGTGTCCCGCCTCGGCGGCTTCGTAGTGCAGGAGGTCAGCGAGGTCATAAAGAGGGAGTGGGAGGCAAGGGCTGACGCCCTTAGGCCAAGCGTGAGGATGATAGGGCACACGGGCATAATAGCGCTCCTCAGGTCCCTAGCCTCATAG